From Draconibacterium halophilum, one genomic window encodes:
- a CDS encoding symporter small accessory protein, translated as MLGINDPGIILGYLLSVVGLIACVVYGALNWNKGMETSTDEIQRDLDWEEKDEHLKDEI; from the coding sequence ATGCTTGGAATCAACGATCCCGGGATAATTCTCGGCTACCTTTTATCAGTGGTAGGTTTAATTGCCTGTGTGGTTTACGGGGCATTAAACTGGAATAAAGGAATGGAAACCAGTACCGACGAAATTCAGCGCGACCTGGATTGGGAAGAAAAAGACGAACATTTAAAAGACGAAATTTAA
- a CDS encoding sodium:solute symporter family protein, protein MNTFTLGLVVVIYLLVIAYLGYRGYSQTKTAKDYLLAGRDIHPFVMAMSYGATFISTSAIIGFGGIAGVYGMGLIWLTALNIIIGVFIAFIFFGRVTRKMGHNLDAHTFPEFLGNRFQSKKIQMISGAVIFVSMPLYAAVVLIGGARFIESIFEIDFSLALTFFSIIIAAYVIAGGLKGVMYTDALQGSIMFLSLFFLLIVTYQKLGGVSAAHHALTNMIDLVPDNLKAAGHEGWTAFPKMNSPWWWALTTNIILGVGIGVLAQPQLIVRFMTVKSNRELNRAVLIGGIFIFVVTGFIYTVGALSNVYFYNESGQLAIQFAQGNVDLIIPEYINAAMPEWFVYLFMLALLSAGMSTLSSQFHAMGTSLGRDFIENVFPKKKFNSMLLSKLSIIVAIIISIIIGYKLPGSIVARGTAIFFGICAAAFLPVYFAALYWKRATKTAAVWSILSGLVASAFALTFMHAKESEPLGICQALFGKPTLANEFPWMIVDPIMIAMPVSIVVLVAVSMFSQKTSDEHLANCYHGIK, encoded by the coding sequence ATGAACACTTTTACCTTGGGATTGGTAGTTGTAATCTACCTTTTAGTTATTGCTTATCTCGGATACCGGGGCTACAGCCAAACAAAAACGGCAAAAGATTATTTACTTGCCGGAAGAGATATTCATCCTTTTGTGATGGCTATGTCATACGGAGCCACTTTTATTTCTACCTCGGCTATTATTGGTTTTGGTGGAATTGCCGGTGTGTACGGAATGGGATTGATTTGGTTAACGGCGCTAAATATAATCATTGGCGTATTTATCGCTTTTATATTTTTTGGGCGCGTTACCCGAAAAATGGGGCATAACCTCGATGCTCATACGTTTCCCGAATTCCTGGGAAACCGTTTTCAGTCGAAAAAAATTCAAATGATCAGTGGGGCTGTAATATTTGTTTCTATGCCACTTTATGCCGCCGTAGTACTTATTGGTGGTGCTCGTTTTATCGAAAGTATTTTTGAAATTGATTTTTCGCTGGCACTCACTTTTTTCTCCATTATAATTGCAGCGTATGTAATTGCCGGTGGATTAAAAGGAGTAATGTACACCGACGCACTGCAGGGAAGTATTATGTTCCTGAGTTTGTTTTTCCTTTTGATTGTTACTTACCAGAAACTCGGCGGTGTTAGTGCTGCTCATCATGCACTTACCAATATGATTGATTTAGTACCCGACAACCTCAAAGCCGCCGGTCATGAAGGCTGGACAGCTTTCCCGAAAATGAATTCGCCGTGGTGGTGGGCTTTAACAACGAATATTATTCTAGGCGTTGGAATTGGGGTATTGGCTCAACCACAGCTTATTGTACGTTTTATGACTGTAAAAAGTAACCGCGAACTGAACCGTGCGGTACTGATTGGTGGTATCTTTATTTTTGTGGTTACTGGTTTTATTTATACTGTGGGAGCACTTTCCAATGTGTATTTTTACAACGAATCGGGGCAGTTAGCTATTCAGTTTGCCCAGGGAAATGTCGACCTGATTATTCCTGAATATATTAATGCGGCTATGCCCGAATGGTTTGTTTACCTGTTTATGCTGGCATTACTTTCAGCCGGAATGTCAACCCTTAGTTCGCAGTTCCACGCAATGGGAACTTCGCTGGGCCGCGATTTTATTGAAAATGTTTTTCCTAAAAAGAAATTTAACTCCATGCTGTTATCGAAATTATCAATAATTGTTGCAATAATCATCAGTATAATAATTGGTTATAAACTGCCGGGAAGTATTGTTGCACGCGGAACAGCCATTTTCTTTGGTATTTGTGCGGCAGCCTTTTTGCCGGTTTATTTTGCGGCACTGTACTGGAAACGGGCAACAAAAACAGCTGCCGTTTGGAGTATTTTGTCGGGCCTGGTGGCGAGTGCTTTTGCCCTAACTTTTATGCATGCAAAAGAATCGGAACCACTGGGTATTTGTCAGGCACTTTTTGGAAAACCTACACTGGCAAACGAGTTCCCGTGGATGATCGTCGACCCGATTATGATTGCAATGCCGGTATC
- a CDS encoding phenylacetate--CoA ligase family protein has protein sequence MTLEFWQEEFETLEKKDLQQLQLERLNKTIESACRSLFYGELYSKKKIKPGVIKDISQITELPFTTKQDLRDNFPYGFLSLPKKDIIRLHSSSGTTGNPTVIFHNRHDLDSWANLMARSLFCAGVRDTDVFQNICGYGLFTGGLGFQYGIETLGALSIPAGAGNSLRQIKLMRDYGTTAAHAIPSYLGRLYEVFEAEGLDPKKDTQLKTLVIGAEPHTDAQRKRIEEMYGVRAFNSFGLSEMNGPGVAFECTHQNGLHIWEDSYLVEIIDPETLQPVPDGEYGELVMTTLDREAMPLIRYRTRDITRIIPGECECGRTHRRIDRITGRSDDMFIIKGCNVFPMQIEGVLMKIPEVGSDYMINLETMNGADEMVVEVEVKSDWFRGDIKRLDSLSKTITRQIRDEVLAKPIVKLVEAGSIPKSEGKAIRVTDNRKNGLLN, from the coding sequence ATGACGTTAGAATTTTGGCAGGAGGAGTTTGAGACCCTGGAGAAGAAAGATTTGCAACAGCTTCAGCTTGAGCGACTGAATAAAACAATTGAGAGTGCTTGCCGCTCGTTGTTTTACGGTGAATTGTACAGCAAAAAGAAAATAAAACCGGGTGTTATAAAGGACATTTCGCAGATTACGGAATTACCTTTTACCACAAAACAGGATCTTCGCGATAATTTTCCGTATGGCTTTTTAAGCTTACCGAAAAAAGACATTATCAGGTTGCACAGTTCAAGTGGAACTACCGGAAATCCAACTGTAATTTTTCATAACCGCCACGATCTGGATTCGTGGGCAAACCTAATGGCACGCTCACTGTTTTGTGCAGGAGTTCGCGATACCGATGTTTTTCAGAATATCTGTGGCTACGGCTTGTTTACCGGCGGATTGGGTTTTCAGTATGGTATTGAAACGCTGGGCGCTTTAAGTATTCCTGCCGGAGCAGGAAACAGCTTGCGCCAGATTAAACTGATGCGCGATTACGGAACAACAGCGGCACATGCTATTCCTAGTTACCTGGGGCGTTTGTACGAAGTTTTTGAGGCTGAAGGTCTGGATCCGAAAAAGGATACACAACTAAAAACACTGGTTATTGGAGCTGAGCCACACACCGATGCACAACGCAAACGTATTGAAGAAATGTATGGAGTACGAGCTTTTAATTCGTTTGGACTTTCTGAAATGAATGGCCCGGGCGTGGCATTTGAGTGCACGCACCAAAACGGTCTGCACATTTGGGAAGATTCGTATTTGGTGGAAATTATCGATCCTGAAACACTTCAGCCCGTTCCGGACGGCGAATATGGGGAACTGGTAATGACAACGCTCGATCGTGAAGCCATGCCCTTAATTCGCTACCGAACCCGCGATATTACTCGAATTATTCCGGGAGAATGTGAATGTGGACGCACACATCGCCGCATCGACAGGATTACCGGCCGATCGGACGATATGTTCATTATAAAAGGTTGTAATGTATTCCCGATGCAAATTGAGGGTGTATTGATGAAAATTCCTGAGGTGGGATCGGATTATATGATCAACCTGGAAACGATGAACGGCGCCGATGAAATGGTGGTAGAAGTGGAAGTGAAATCTGATTGGTTTAGGGGAGATATAAAACGCCTGGATAGCCTGAGCAAAACCATTACCCGCCAGATTCGCGACGAAGTGCTGGCAAAACCGATAGTGAAGCTGGTGGAAGCCGGGTCCATTCCAAAATCGGAAGGAAAGGCTATTCGCGTTACCGATAACCGTAAAAACGGACTTTTGAATTAG
- a CDS encoding indolepyruvate oxidoreductase subunit beta: MKTDIILAGVGGQGILSIASIIGDAAINENLFLKQAETHGMSQRGGAVQSHLRISDSEIAADLIPMGKADLILSVEPMEALRYLPFLSPEGYVVTNTTPFVNIPNYPDVDAVLAEIKKQPRFVAIDADKIAAEIGNKRASNVVMLGAATPFLNIEPEKIEAGIAHIFSRKGEAVVEMNRKAFKAGLDFAMANK, encoded by the coding sequence ATGAAGACAGATATTATATTAGCCGGAGTTGGCGGACAGGGAATTCTTTCCATCGCATCGATAATTGGCGATGCAGCCATTAACGAAAATTTGTTTTTAAAACAGGCTGAAACACATGGGATGAGCCAGCGTGGCGGCGCGGTGCAGTCGCACCTGCGTATTTCCGACAGTGAAATTGCTGCCGATCTTATTCCAATGGGGAAAGCCGATTTGATACTTTCGGTGGAACCGATGGAGGCTTTGCGTTACCTGCCTTTTCTATCGCCCGAAGGTTATGTGGTAACAAACACCACCCCTTTTGTTAATATCCCGAATTACCCGGATGTTGATGCTGTTTTGGCAGAAATAAAAAAACAACCGCGTTTTGTGGCTATCGATGCAGATAAAATTGCGGCAGAAATTGGCAACAAACGTGCATCGAATGTGGTGATGTTGGGGGCTGCTACTCCTTTTCTGAATATTGAACCGGAAAAAATAGAAGCCGGAATTGCACATATTTTCAGTAGAAAAGGCGAGGCTGTGGTCGAAATGAATCGGAAAGCTTTTAAAGCCGGACTTGATTTTGCAATGGCAAACAAATAA
- a CDS encoding amino acid-binding protein has product MAYEVSIFLENKIGHFERITSVLKEAQINIRSMAINDTANGWGILNLIVNDPKKAKKALSEKGVSVALRKVIALEMRDEAGGLDDLLMEVARAEVNFDNAVGRVITETQKAILILNVDDYAESIKKLKKQGVQIIDDQTVYGTSQ; this is encoded by the coding sequence ATGGCTTACGAAGTATCAATATTTCTCGAAAATAAGATCGGTCATTTCGAACGGATTACAAGTGTGTTGAAAGAAGCTCAAATCAATATCCGGTCGATGGCAATAAACGATACCGCAAACGGCTGGGGAATTCTCAACCTGATTGTCAACGACCCTAAAAAGGCAAAAAAGGCACTTTCTGAAAAAGGAGTGTCAGTGGCGCTGCGCAAAGTAATAGCACTTGAAATGCGAGATGAAGCGGGTGGCCTCGATGATTTGCTGATGGAAGTGGCCAGGGCCGAAGTAAATTTCGACAATGCTGTTGGCCGCGTGATCACTGAAACACAAAAAGCTATTCTGATATTGAATGTTGATGATTATGCCGAATCAATAAAAAAACTGAAAAAACAAGGCGTGCAAATCATCGACGACCAAACCGTTTACGGAACCAGTCAATAA